From Paenibacillus sp. PvR098:
CACCCACAGATATAGGAATGAGCCAGGAGTCAGAGCTCTGCATAAAATAAGGGATAATAGCAACGGTTAGTATCGGAGGAGCATACCAATTACCTTTCTTAATACACCAGATGGTTAATAGAATGGTAACCAGTAAAGAAAATGCGCTGGAATTGAGTACGGATAGCAGCACAAAGGCTATAAGTGGGATTTCGTGGCTTCCCATAGAGCATCGCATAGCTCGGGTGCTTTCACTTCATGCTTTGAAGTCGTTATTTTCCATTCGTTAGATTGGCGATCAATACAAACCGAATGCTCGTATTTATGTATATACGCCAGCATTTGTCCAATCGTCAGCAGTGGAAGCGACCTATCCTTCTGAACGCCGCCCAGGTAATAAATCATCTCTTCTTGTCCGCTGAAGAAGATGTATTCTCCTTCTTGCGGAATCCATTGATTACGAAGCTTTACTTCTTGTTCTTTAGAAAGCTGCTGTAAATGAGCGGCACTAATTCTCTGGATCATGACATCTTCCTTTCGTTATCTCTATATCCTTGCTTTTCCGTTTATATTAGGACCTCTTCTCTACTAGATTCTTAAGATCTCGACGACTTTTCCGTCTTTTGTTTTCATAATCATGATTGATCAAATCTCCTTATCTCAAGGAATATCCCTTCGCGACAGCGCCCCCTTTAAAGCTTACTTACCACATCAAAAAACCCGTAATGAGCAGCATGATCGTGGATTCATCCAACGGTCACTAGCTATTAACGGGCCTAAAAAATAAAAGACCCGCTATACGGGTCAATGTATATACATTTATTCGCTAAAAACGAATTTGACCCATCTAACTGCTGACGAGGTTAGCTGTCGGGCTCGGGAAAGATGGTTCCCTACAATCTTGATTCGCCCCAAAAAAATGGTTCCCCCGCTTTCCAATTAAGGTAATCGGAAATTAAGCGTATTCTAATAATACATAATAGTTAAACCTTAGTCAATCAAAGAAACACTTTCACTACTATTTATACCATTTTTTTGAAAAGATTCCTTAGAGGAACTCCTGTAAATTATCACATCCTCCCTTTTTTATCCAAAATATGATTCTGAGAGTACCAATAAAAGTAAAAGCAGCATGATCACCCAAATACCTAATCTATTCTTCTGGGGATCGGCAGGGACTTTCGTTTCCCCATCTTATGCTTTATCGTTCTTTCCTCCTGTGCCGCCTTCCTTGATCCGCGGCGGGTGTCCCCTTGTTCTCTGCTGCCTTATGGATTAGAGCTTCATTACATTAAGAACATTGTATTGCTGAACATCTTTCACTTCACTTCCACAACCGCCCATTTTGACGCTGCCTGTGGGAACAACCGTTCCTTCATATGTTCCAGAAACCGCCCCGTCAGCCGAAGAATAATCTATTCTCACCACCATGGAATGTCCTTCCTCCTTCAACACCGTGCCTTTCTTGTTGTAGTCAATCCAACTCCAACCTTCACGAATGAATATCTCACGCTCGACCATTTGCTCATATTTTCCAATACCGCCCCACCCCCGGTATTTTCGGGAAATATGAGCAAATGGCCCTTGACGAAGAACAAGCGTGTCAAGATCTTCCGGCTCCACTTGAGCCCAATAGCGCCCTTCGGGCAAATCGGCGATCGTAGGCGCATGCCGATGACCGCCAAAATGACTGACGCGCCAGACTCTGAGCTTTCCAGACGATTTCGCGGCATAATTCTCTTCAAGTATTTTATACATTGGGTAACCAAACTTACCGCAGCACACATCATGACTTCCATGTGTACAGACAAACAAATCCCTAACATGATCACCATCAAACGCATAGGGTTCAAAACGATCCATAGGTTCGGAGCCATTTAGAAGCGCCTCAGCTAACACGTTTAACTCTGCTGCGGGAACGACATATTCTTTCTTCTCATACCCTGCAAACGGGGAAGATGGCTTCTGATAATACATCACTCTTCTGTATCCTGCGGGTGAGGGATGAGCATCCGATACAAACGACAAAAAACGAAAATCCTGCTCATTCTCCGCTGCCCTTTTGAGTACTTCAATAAAGCCCTTCGGAAAATGCTTGGAAGCTTTGACATCATAATCCCAGGGAACCGGCACTTCGACGAACAAATAACGTTCATGCATGGCTGCCGAACCGATGGGATCCTCCCGAACCATTTTGGAGACCGAAGCACACAAGTCCTGCTTGTTGCAATCACCCACACACTTATCTTCAATAACAGATTTGGTTTCCACTCTTAGCCTCCTAGACCATTTAGATCGTTCATTTTCACCAACCCAAATGATATTGATAATTATTATCATTATAGTCATGAGTATATGGTAATGATAATCAATATCATTGTCAAGACTTCTCTAACCCACTGCCCAAATTAAAATCCGAGGAGAAGCAGGTTATCCACCCTGAATCTCACCGGCTCGATCATTCATTTCTGTCTTTTGGGAATCCGTAAGCCAATAAAATGAATCCAATAAAGAGAAAAAACCAGACAAAAAAGTTCTCAAAAAAATGGGAGTAATTCACGGTTCTATCCGTTCCTATTCCGCCGGAAGCATACCCTGCTGCCACCATGGCTGCAGAAAGCTTTTCAACAATTCTTTCCGCAGTGTACAATATTCCACTTGTGATCATAAAGATCATTCCCGATACCTTATATACGTTATTTCCCACTGTGCTCCTCCTTCTTATATGACCATTCATTTTTTCACTACTCATTAGACGCTTTTACTATACCGAAAAGTTGCTGCTTTGCTGCAACCAAATGA
This genomic window contains:
- a CDS encoding sucrase ferredoxin, with amino-acid sequence METKSVIEDKCVGDCNKQDLCASVSKMVREDPIGSAAMHERYLFVEVPVPWDYDVKASKHFPKGFIEVLKRAAENEQDFRFLSFVSDAHPSPAGYRRVMYYQKPSSPFAGYEKKEYVVPAAELNVLAEALLNGSEPMDRFEPYAFDGDHVRDLFVCTHGSHDVCCGKFGYPMYKILEENYAAKSSGKLRVWRVSHFGGHRHAPTIADLPEGRYWAQVEPEDLDTLVLRQGPFAHISRKYRGWGGIGKYEQMVEREIFIREGWSWIDYNKKGTVLKEEGHSMVVRIDYSSADGAVSGTYEGTVVPTGSVKMGGCGSEVKDVQQYNVLNVMKL